Sequence from the Zeugodacus cucurbitae isolate PBARC_wt_2022May chromosome 5, idZeuCucr1.2, whole genome shotgun sequence genome:
AACCaggttgacagatatcaagttaacgggggatactatactaaagccgaccacAAGGGATTTCACAGGACAGTGTCCTCTCCCCGctactgtttaatttctatatctctAAACTCCTtcaaccaccagagggaatttCAGTTACCTCCTATgcagatgattgtacgataatAACGTCGGGCACTGGCATCGGACATGACGTCATAGAGGGTATAACTCTCTATTTAAcacttaattttctttaatgggtaatttaaatgttttttaaacaaagtaagatttcatttaaagaatcgaagtgtattcaacaaagtgaactaagtttTTGACTTACCCGTTTTTGTCGCATCTTTTTTCTTTCTCTCGCTAGTGCTGTTGTTGAGCATCTGCAATTCTAGCGGTATCTGTGCTATAACGCCACTTTACAGTTGTTTACAaagaactttttcttttattgttaatttctCGTTGTGACTATTTCTTATTGTTAACTTGTGCTACATTCATACAGTTTTGCATACATAAAAAGTAATAGTTTTCACAATGCCCCCTGGGGCCAACAATCTGGGTGATAATAGGTTTGCCCTATTATCCACAGCCCAGAAGACTAAAAGAAAAAAGCCTGAACAAACAACGTTGGACCAATTTCCGGAACTCCCGATAACAAAGAAGGATGACCCCAAATACCTCGTCATTAAGTCGCGGGATGCCAGTAAACCTATTACATCCATCTCCTGCTTTGCGATTTATAAAGGTATTCAATCTATCAGTAAAGATATTAACAACATTTCGTCACTTCGCGATGGCAGCCTACTCCTCcttgtaaaaaatcaaaaaattgctGATAAATTCCTTTCCACTACGAATCTACCCGGTGCAGGCGCTGTTGAAGTCGCTCTTCACAGCACCCTTAACTCAGTCAAGGGCACAATTTATGCCCCCTTTATTTGCCAACTTAGCGACGATGAAATAATCGAAGGTCTCAAGGAACAAGGTGTCTCTGCAGTCCATAAGTTTAACAAATTGGTTAAAGGCGTTCGCGTACCTACTGGTGCCGTATTATtaacattcaataaatatacactTCCTTACAGAATTGATGTAGCCTGGAGAACCCTAGATGTCCGTCCGTACTACCCTAATCCTATGCGCTGCAAAACTTGTCAGCTATTAGGACACACCGCTAAACACTGCCAAAAAACTCCTTCCTGTGTCATTTGCAACCTTCCTCCTAACCACCCTTCACCTTCTGATTGCACCAGAGTTTACTGCGCGAACTGCGCCGGGGAACACCCCTCGTCCTCTAATGCTTGCCCTAAATTTATTCAatcgaaagaaatattaaagattaaaacTATACACAAATGCACCATGCGGGACGCCATTTCTATGTATAAAAATCAACTTCCTTCCACCCCATCCCCCTTCTCCTTTGCCAACGTGGCAAAAATCCAAACCAATACCGATATAAATACAAACTCAAAAAATCCTAATAACAAAGATAATACTTCAATATCAAAAAATTCTAACCTTAATaataacgcaacaacaacaaaagctaacAACGTATCATCCTCCACCATCAATCCATTGCATCACATAGAACTTCCAGAAACTCTAAAGAACTCCCCTCTTCAATACCCCTCTCCCTTGAATTCTTCCCCCTCCCCATCTTTCTCTCCACTTTCTCACATCCCATCGCCCGCCTCACACACCTTATCTCCCCTGGCATCTTTTGCCATCTCTCCTCTTGCTCATAACACCAATCCAACTTCCTCCTCCCTTTCATCTCCTTCACATTCGTTGATGGAACAATAAATCCCCTTACctcacattattatttttttatccatGTTATCCATCCTTCAGTGGAATATCAACGGATACTTAAATAACTACATCGAACtcgaacttttaattaaaatattcaacccctcagcaattttattaaatgaaactcATCTTGCCAACAATATTGTAGCTCATACCCCCAAGGCATATATAGGTTATTTTTATAACCTCCCCAACAATACCACCAGCAAACAGGGAATAGCCATTCTTATCAACAGAAAAGTACCACATAACACCCTCCCCCCTACTCTTTCAAACATCTCCTCCCTCTCCATAGAAATTCTTTCTCCTAACAAACTCATCATTATTTGTGCCTATTCCCCTCCTAATGAATCATTCACTTTAAGTGATATCTTTCATCTCGTCCCGTCTTGTACTACCCCTTTCTTACTGGCCGGTGATTTTAACGCTTGGAACCTCCTTTGGGGGTCTCCCTCAGCTAATCCCAAAGGTCGAATTATTGAAGATTTTATACTTGGTTCTAACTGCATTGTTCTTAATGACGGTTCCCCCACCCACTTTTCCACTCACTCTTCCTTTACACATATTGACCTATCGCTTTGTTCCTCATCCCTACTCACTAAAACCGAATGGCTCCGGATTGATGACCTACATGGTAGCGATCACTTCCCCATTCTTTCTAAAATTTCCTCTCCCCATCATGCATCCCGGTTTAAAACTAGAGTACACTTTAAAACAGACTTGGCTGATTGGGATAAGTTTGAACATTTCTGCGAATC
This genomic interval carries:
- the LOC128922303 gene encoding uncharacterized protein LOC128922303, producing the protein MPPGANNLGDNRFALLSTAQKTKRKKPEQTTLDQFPELPITKKDDPKYLVIKSRDASKPITSISCFAIYKGIQSISKDINNISSLRDGSLLLLVKNQKIADKFLSTTNLPGAGAVEVALHSTLNSVKGTIYAPFICQLSDDEIIEGLKEQANPKGRIIEDFILGSNCIVLNDGSPTHFSTHSSFTHIDLSLCSSSLLTKTEWLRIDDLHGSDHFPILSKISSPHHASRFKTRVHFKTDLADWDKFEHFCESLSCLFPISSNVHQESSRIQKIIRSAANYSIPQSSSKSLKPAPRWWNSELCALRQQKQFAWHQFKRTRSNANLMQYKKSNAIFRRKAKAAKVLCFQKFTSEINSSSNQKKIWADIRRLSGLTSFSPISLLTSPRGNLLYPQDIALEFALHFSNVSSDSSFSPEFSSSKLSILSSLYLPPSNLSSSAS